In the genome of Meles meles chromosome 4, mMelMel3.1 paternal haplotype, whole genome shotgun sequence, one region contains:
- the S100B gene encoding protein S100-B, whose protein sequence is MSELEKAMVALIDVFHQYSGREGDKHKLKKSELKELINSELPHFLEEVKEQEVVDKVVETLDSDGDGECDFQEFMAFVAMVTTACHEFFEHE, encoded by the exons ATGTCTGAGCTGGAGAAGGCCATGGTGGCCCTCATTGATGTCTTTCATCAGTACTCCGGAAGGGAGGGTGACAAGCACAAGCTGAAGAAATCCGAACTCAAGGAGCTCATCAACAGTGAGCTCCCCCACTTTTTAGAGG AAGTCAAGGAGCAGGAGGTCGTGGACAAAGTCGTGGAAACTCTGGACAGTGACGGAGACGGCGAATGCGACTTCCAAGAGTTCATGGCCTTCGTTGCCATGGTTACCACCGCCTGCCACGAGTTCTTTGAGCACGAGTGA